One Macadamia integrifolia cultivar HAES 741 unplaced genomic scaffold, SCU_Mint_v3 scaffold559, whole genome shotgun sequence genomic window, AGTCCATTTTCTTATTCACTGAGATGTTGGAAACCAAATTGAAATGGTTTATTTGGCTACAATAATTCAAGTGAACAAATAGAGAGCAGCAGAGATGCTTTCTGCATTCTATCCTTCAATGTATCTGAAATTGTGCCTGTTTGCAGTTGCAGTGGTTCCAATTACTTGCTTCATATTAGTGTGTCTATTTGCTCTGCAACACTATGGCACACATCGAGTTGGGTTCTTTTTCGCTCCAGTTGTATTGGTTTGGCTACTTTGCATTAGTACTCTTGGCTTATACAACATATTCCAGTGGAACCCTCAAGTTTATCAAGCTCTTTCACCATATTACATGTACAAGTTCCTGAAGAAGACGAGGAAAAGTGGCTGGATGTCTTTGGGTGGAATTTTGTTGTGCATAACAGGTAATATTTGATAATGCATGCCCAAAAATAAGTcgtctattaaaaaaaataatatgtcgaatccatgtagccaaccccatttagttgggataaggttctGATTactgttgttattgttgttgtattaaaaaaataataataataataataaatcaacgAACCCATCCCAGCTACTATACTAATCCTGTTCTGCAATTCCACACTATCAATGATCACATATTTGGTTATATAATCCCCTAGAATAAAGTCGAAACAGCATATTTGCAGTATTCATGCTAAAATCGCTAGGCTGAAGGTTTTAGTTCCAGCCCAGAATCTGACTCTGCTCTCCATTATGCAGGATTGGGACTAGCAGTAGCACTGGAGTTTAAAACTAAAAacagctgttttttttttccaacaaccAAAAGTTCAATTATTAATTAAAGTTATTAAATACTCAAATTCTAGTCATCTTTTAAACAGATAATCTCTTTTGTTGTGGCTGCCGTCAACCAATATTGTACCCATGGATTCAGTGCATATAAAAACTGTGTTCTCCTGTTTAATGGTCCTGACTCCTGACTGGAATTATGCAGCTGGAGGATTCACCCATCAATTTATCATAGACATGCAATATAGGCATTGTTTAGATTGATTTATTCATAGTTAGCTATGGAAAAATGTTTCTCCCCAGTGCAGGCAATTTGTTTCCTGCATCCAGAACCAGGGCAACCATGGAAATGACTTTTATACTCTCCTGCAATTGGACTCCTGGAGATGCATTAAAAAGGCAGGAAAAAGAGCATCTAACCGATATTTGTGAGAGTCTGAGACCATGTTTCCTTTGTGGCCCACATAGAAGGCCTTCTTGGGTGACCCAAATATCTATCACATGGAAGCTCATTTGGGGTCCAAATTTTGTTGACAGGTAGATCCCAAGGTCCCATgctcacatatcaaatttcagcCCGAATGGTGTTTTCCAAGTGCCAAAACAGAACTATGAAAATCAACACTATGGGAGAGTGCACAGTGGTCAGAGTACTATAGATGTGAATGGGCATACGTGGGGGAATTTGATTGGATTAAGCTTTGGAATTTGACACGTGGCTAACCCAGACTATCTCTGCTCTATCCAACCATTGGAAAGCCACATCATCTCTTCCCATGGCACAATGAAGGTGGGCTGCAGGAAGGCCTTCCTAAGTTGGCCGACGTCACTTTGTATTTATTAAGTATCGTTAGTCTATCCCTTCTGGTGCCTTTTCCCGCCCTTCCTACTCTTTTGATTTGTCAACAGGAGTGCAGAGGGAGGAGAGAATAAGAGATTTTCCAATTTCCTGATCCCTTACACAGGAGGGGTGGTTTCATGAAGAATGGCACTTTGTAGACTCCACATCAGTAAGAGATTAGTTGTCTGCTCACAAGTTATTTTGCTACACTGATTATGGACTCCACTTCAAGTCTTAACTCGGACGAAAGATTTCCAATCAGAAAAAATGCTGGGCAATATAAAAAGGACCTGTAGAACCTTTTGATTTTCACCAAttatgaataaataaacaactTAAACAACTAATCACTTCAACATGATATGTGATTTGCAGGTTCAGAGGCAATGTTTGCTGATCTTGGCCATTTCACATACACTGCGATCCAGGTAAATTGTATCACAACTATCTTCTATTGTATATTAGGTTATGTCTTTGCGTTCTCGTGCACGTTCCTAATAATCTTTCATTTCTGTACAGGTTGCTTTCACTTTTCTGGTTTATCCTGCTCTGATTTTAGCATACATGGGTCAGGCTGCTTACTTGTCAAAGCATCACAATATGGACACTAGCTATCAGATTGGCTTTTACGGCTCAGTTCCAGGTATTCTCTTTTTATGTTCTTGATTCTTACAATCATAGTTGTTAAGGCGTTGCCTAggtgtccaggcggtttgcctggggccaaggcgacagtcgccttattgcactgcatacggccttgtgttttggcacttatttatgccaaatatcatttaaataaatgctttttatatttgttatttcatttacttaaaatattattcataaataagcaaataccccctattggAATCTAATAAAactagtttaaaaatcaaattccaaaaggataaaaagtcaaccccccagtctaagaagaaaaactggattttggttataggggtgattttcaacttttaaatgctggagtttttctcaattatggaaattttataaattttatcatgttaaaacattgctaaaaaccaaaagtccggtaaaataattttttgttttgatatccataaaattattttcatttaggcgattttaacagcattcgcgcacttaaaaataaatttgactggagcataactttgtcattacaacttagatttaagtaatcttagacttgttggaaagctggttttatattataactgatacaaaaagtctcatgtaaaaataatatcatttgaccagtcaaacttgttatagaatcagagcatttctctaaattttgattttttataacttaatatgacttaatgttaattttttatgatttaatatggctaaatgttgatttttaatgatttgatgttccttaatcttgattttttatgatacaaggtatatatagtttactaaataatgttagaaaataggaaaaataaaaaataacaattggtcgccttgttcgcctcaaggcgtgcgccttctcgcctaagcgcttagacaaccctccaccgccttggttcgccttgtcgccgtgacaactatgcttacaATATTGTTTGAACTtgccatcctttttttttttttgtttatttcctctttttgtTGGAAAATAGAGCAACTTTTAAGCAGGTGGTGAGCATCAATTGGCCATTCAGTCCCACCTGAGTGCTGATATTTGGCATCAAGGTGTAACTTGGCAAGCATAGACAAAATTATGATAGACAAAATAGGGTGAAGGGAGAAAGATAAACTTGAGTTGGGATGTCAATGTATTAATTGCTAATGGAATTTTCCCCAGGTGGGTGGGAGGTAGCAAAACAGAGAAGCCATTTGTGATGATCATCTTGTCGTTTAATTTCATAAAATACTAACTGAGCCATTTGATAAGCATGGGATGCTTGGGAATCCCTTACAGTTGATAGAGTACTCCTAACAGGTTCATTTGTTACTTCTTCATGATCTAAGGAGTTGACTCAACAAAACTGACTGGCAGTTAATCAACCAAGTGGGAACTAGTGATGGACTTGCTAACCTAAGTCATGCACTTTATGAGGATAATTACATAGAAAGAATTATGAGGTcctgacatttttttttttattacagaaAGTGTGAGGTGGCCAGTGCTTGTAGTAGCCATTCTTGCTTCTGTGGTGGGAAGCCAAGCAATCATAAGCGGAACATTCTCTATCATCAACCAGAGCCAGTCACTATGCTGCTTCCCAAGGGTGAAGGTTGTTCACACCTCTGATAAGATACATGGCCAAATCTACATCCCTGAGATCAACTGGGTTCTCATGATCCTCTGTGTTGCTGTCACCATTGGATTTAGAGACACAAAACACATGGGAAATGCATCAGGTACATTACACCTCACTAATGTGTGAAGTCTCATTATCTTTGCTTTGATATTTTACATGCATTAGGTAGGAGGTTGTAGGAAGAACAtttcactttttatttatttaatcaaGTTATTAAACCTCACCTGCTACCTGTTGGAGCAATTGTAAGCACCCAATGTATGGCAGTCACTGAAATGATTTGAAATATTAGAAACAATGGAGTGGAGGTGTCCTTTgttgcattttattttattttattttatcttttaggCTGTTTATTTGCAGGTTTGGCAGTGATGACAGTGATGCTAGTGACCACATGCCTCACTTCTTTGGTGATTATACTCTGTTGGCACAAACCCCCTATTATAGCTCTTGCATTCCTGCTTTTCTTTGGCACTATTGAAGCTCTCTACTTCTCAGCTTCACTCGTGAAGTTCCTTGAGGGGGCCTGGCTCCCTATCCTGCTGGCCCTAATCCTAATGACAATTATGTTTGTTTGGCATTATGCCACCATCAAGAAATATGAGTTTGATCTCCAGAACAAGGTCTCCTTAGAATGGCTCCTAGCCCTGGGTCCCAGCTTGGGCATTGCTCGAGTCCCTGGAGTCGGCCTAGTGTACACTGACCTCACTTCTGGAATACCTGCAAATTTCTCCCGCTTTGTCACCAACCTCCCTGCCTTCCACCGTATTCTTGTCTTCGTTTGTGTCAAATCTGTAACTGTTCCTTATGTGCCCCCAGCAGAGCGTTATCTTGTGGGTCGTGTGGGTCCTCCAGCTCATAGGTCCTACAGGTGCATTGTTCGTTATGGATACAGAGATGTTCACCAGGACATTGATTCATTTGAATCCGAGCTCATAGATAAGTTGGCTGATTTCATCCGTTACGATTGTGATCGAACCAATGCAACTAGTTCATGTAGAGAAGATGATGGACCACAATCTGGTGACTCTACTGGAGAGTGTAGGTTAACAGTCATTGGCACAGTGGCATTCTCAGGCCAACCAGCTTATGAGGGAGATGAAATTGTGAAGCCAGAAAGCATATCGATTGGGTTCCAAACAGTAGAGAGTGTGACAGATATCATAGAAATGGAACCCGTTCATGTTGAGAGAAGGGTAAGGTTTGCTTTCGATGATTCTGAAATCAATATGTGCTCTGAGATGGATATGCAAGTGCAGGAAAAGCGGGAAGAGCTGGAAGAGTTGTGGGCAGCTAAAGAAGCAGGGACAGCATTCATACTTGGGAACTCTCATGTAAAAGCAAAGCGAGGATCATCACTGCTGAAGAGAGCAGCAATTGACCTGGGATACAATTTCCTAAGAAGGAATTGCCGAGGACCAGATGTGGCACTCAAGGTGCCACCAGCATCTCTTCTCGAGGTTGGGGTGGTGTACGTCGTGTGAACTACTGTCATGTATTTAACTAATTTCCAGGCTTCCAAGCACGGTGAATGGAATCATGATCAAATTGTTACACAATATATAATCCTCTTACTATTGTTGTACATGTTTGAATACAAGTTTACAGCTGCAGAGACTGTTAAGACATGGAAAAAAAGGTCTTCTGTTTGCAAATTGCTAGTTTTCTGATTGAAAAGATCATTGAATGGCGAAGTGAAATATGAGAAGGTGAAGGACAAACTCTCCTGAATGAACATAAAATTAGACAAAATGTACAGAACAGAGCAACCAAACCAAACAAGTTGGTTTACGGATACAGGTATGAGTTTCTTATCGAATCTCTTGGTTTATGTTTCATGTTCAATGACTCAACATGTTAATCGTGTAAATTAATTCTATCCAGCCCTCCTTTGGTCAGttagataagatttaaaatgcaGAGGGATATTGTTATGGCATCCTATGACCATATGTGCAGCGTACACGTATGTGCAGAGGAACTCAACTCCCTCGCCAATTAACCATAAAAGGATCAGACTGATGgcaatttttgtattttcacaCATATAATAATTTCATGAGTAAAAATGTACGCAATCGTTAACAGTAACCAGATTAGCCATAGGTTCATGGCTGGTGCAGAATACTTTCATCCATGTAGCAAACCATTCTTGTAATATGTACATCTTAATTATATCCCTGATCACTTCCACACTCTTATTTTTACTCCAAATTTTATGAGTCTCAGTTCCCTCAGGCCTCAGTATGAAATTATGAACGCTTACCTCTTGAGGCCTTGCTGGAAGATCCAAAGGGTTGTTGAAATCCTATGTTCTCCACAGCTCCAATGGTCTTGAACAACCGCCGTTTGTTCAGTTCCTCCACCAATGATCGATGCAGTAACTGGCTCCGTACATCGATCATATACCGTGAATCCAGTGTTCTTCGATCACAGGAATTAGGGCCTCGATTACAGGAGTTTGTACCACTGCGATGGCTTCTTCTTGAGTTCTCTTCAGGACAGAATCTTGTGGACTTGTGAGTTGCTGCTACACTGGGGTGGGGgaggtggtggtgttggtgttCCTTTCTTCTGGGACGTATATCAAAATCATGGATGTCGTTGCCGGAATTGTAATTCAGGTTGGAGTATTTGCCGGAATGTGCTGAGCTTTGAGAGCTGGTATCATCATCAAACCCAAACTCTCCTACATTCAACAATGGTAATTGGTGAAGGGTAGCGTTTCAAATCCCTTAGATAGCTAAAATTTGGCATTGGACCATGGAGGAGATGACTTCAGTGCAACAATGTTAGTTGGTGCACTAAATTCATATACAACATAAGATTAAGTGTGTAACTTCCCACATCACCCATCAACATGAAACAGAAACAAAGTTAAGAGAGTTCAGATGAAAGATCAGCACAACAAAAATCTGACATGGCATGGCACAACATGATTAATGAACAGATCTCTTAGGGTTAAGGATTACTTAAAAACCCATTTGATATGCTAACATTTTAAcacaaaaaaactaaaaacaaaaaaaaatattatagataTTCTAATTGGAACATTGATAAAGTTCGTAACTATCTAGTTAGTCTTGGTAGCATGAAAGAAGACATTAAGAAAAAGCGAGAGGGTGGGGCATGCTGTCAACTTTCGATAAGCTAGCAGCATGCACCAATCATAGCACTTGACACAGGAGGGTAAGGGGGTCTTTTccaaagggagaagagagaggatgaCACATGCTGAGCACCCTAGCAATGTGCCCATCCTTTTCCCTAAGAAAATATAGCATAAcatgaaaatgataaaataaagatATTAAGTTCAAACCAATCGGTAAGGGACTCCCAAGATTATAAGGGGGGCTATAGACTAATTAGTAGATGAGGTGAGACCAAATTACCAATACTCCCCTACACACGTGGAAGTACATATTGTGGACACGTGGGGTTTTAGAGCTCAAAAGTTTCAAGGTGAGAAGTGGAGAGGCTCCTAGGTGTATAAGGGGGTTATAGGCAAATGAAGCCGATGTGGGACGAAACTCTCATCAACTTTATATATGATCAATTGACCAATAATGCAGTTGGTGA contains:
- the LOC122069219 gene encoding potassium transporter 2-like codes for the protein MGLEYGKCRNTSKMDSWKTLLLLAYQSLGVVYGDLSISPLYVYKSTFAEDIHHSKTNEEIFGVLSFVFWTLTLVPLFKYVFVVLRADDNGEGGTFALYSLICRHAKVSLLPNRQVADEALSTYKLESPPETKNYSRVKHLLEKHKSLQTALLVLVLLGTCMVIGDGVLTPVISVFSAVSGLELSMSKEHHQFAVVPITCFILVCLFALQHYGTHRVGFFFAPVVLVWLLCISTLGLYNIFQWNPQVYQALSPYYMYKFLKKTRKSGWMSLGGILLCITGSEAMFADLGHFTYTAIQVAFTFLVYPALILAYMGQAAYLSKHHNMDTSYQIGFYGSVPESVRWPVLVVAILASVVGSQAIISGTFSIINQSQSLCCFPRVKVVHTSDKIHGQIYIPEINWVLMILCVAVTIGFRDTKHMGNASGLAVMTVMLVTTCLTSLVIILCWHKPPIIALAFLLFFGTIEALYFSASLVKFLEGAWLPILLALILMTIMFVWHYATIKKYEFDLQNKVSLEWLLALGPSLGIARVPGVGLVYTDLTSGIPANFSRFVTNLPAFHRILVFVCVKSVTVPYVPPAERYLVGRVGPPAHRSYRCIVRYGYRDVHQDIDSFESELIDKLADFIRYDCDRTNATSSCREDDGPQSGDSTGECRLTVIGTVAFSGQPAYEGDEIVKPESISIGFQTVESVTDIIEMEPVHVERRVRFAFDDSEINMCSEMDMQVQEKREELEELWAAKEAGTAFILGNSHVKAKRGSSLLKRAAIDLGYNFLRRNCRGPDVALKVPPASLLEVGVVYVV